In Arsenicicoccus sp. oral taxon 190, the following are encoded in one genomic region:
- a CDS encoding holo-ACP synthase — protein MILGVGIDVVDIERFTRTLERTPALADRLFTAGERGLRPESTAARFAAKEALAKALGSPGSLAWHDATVVRGEHGRPHWEVRGSVLARMQELGVTRLHLSLSHDAGVASAFVVAEA, from the coding sequence GTGATCCTCGGGGTCGGCATCGACGTCGTGGACATCGAGCGCTTCACCCGGACCCTGGAGCGCACCCCGGCGCTCGCCGACCGGCTGTTCACGGCCGGCGAGCGGGGGCTGCGCCCGGAGTCGACGGCCGCGCGGTTCGCCGCCAAGGAGGCCCTCGCCAAGGCGCTGGGGTCGCCGGGGTCCCTGGCCTGGCACGACGCGACCGTGGTCCGCGGCGAGCACGGCCGCCCGCACTGGGAGGTGCGCGGCAGCGTCCTGGCCCGGATGCAGGAGCTCGGGGTGACTAGGCTGCACCTGTCGCTCTCGCACGACGCGGGGGTGGCGTCAGCCTTCGTCGTCGCCGAGGCCTGA